The proteins below come from a single Afipia felis ATCC 53690 genomic window:
- the ccmB gene encoding heme exporter protein CcmB, translating into MSAFIALIQRDLRISWRLGGGGLLGVLFFLSVVVLMPFALGPDVPLLKRIGPAVLWLGAMLASLLTLDRLFTADQDDGSLDLLLMSPVPLEMSCLAKGLAHWLATGLPLIVATPLLGVLLNLEPETSLFVALTLLAGTPALTFTGMIGAALAVTMRRGGLLLAVLVLPLSIPVLIFGVAASNAAIVEQGRFGAPFSILCALTLAGFIIGPLAAAASLRQGLD; encoded by the coding sequence ATGAGCGCCTTCATCGCTTTGATCCAGCGCGATCTGCGGATTTCGTGGAGGCTCGGCGGCGGCGGTCTGCTCGGCGTGCTGTTCTTCCTCAGCGTCGTCGTACTGATGCCGTTCGCGCTCGGCCCCGACGTGCCGCTGCTGAAGCGGATTGGCCCCGCCGTGCTGTGGCTCGGCGCCATGCTCGCGAGCCTGCTCACGCTCGATCGCCTTTTCACCGCCGACCAGGACGACGGTTCGCTCGACCTTCTGCTGATGAGTCCGGTGCCACTCGAGATGAGCTGCCTCGCCAAGGGCCTCGCGCACTGGCTCGCCACGGGCCTGCCGCTGATCGTCGCGACGCCTCTGCTCGGCGTGCTGCTCAACCTCGAACCTGAAACGTCCCTGTTTGTCGCGCTGACGCTGCTCGCAGGCACTCCTGCCCTCACCTTCACCGGCATGATTGGCGCAGCGCTCGCTGTGACCATGCGCCGCGGCGGCCTGTTGCTGGCGGTGCTGGTGCTGCCACTCTCTATACCGGTGCTGATTTTCGGCGTCGCAGCCTCCAATGCCGCCATTGTGGAACAGGGCCGGTTCGGCGCGCCATTTTCCATTCTCTGCGCGCTGACGCTCGCGGGTTTCATCATCGGCCCGCTTGCGGCCGCCGCGAGCCTGCGGCAGGGGCTGGATTAA
- the ccmD gene encoding heme exporter protein CcmD, which produces MSVLGPYAVFIATSYALVALVVGGLIAAIVVDYRHQQAELRRLEASGVMRRSSGKTSEQP; this is translated from the coding sequence ATGAGCGTGCTCGGACCCTACGCTGTCTTTATCGCGACCTCCTACGCACTGGTCGCGCTCGTGGTCGGCGGGCTGATTGCGGCCATCGTCGTCGATTATCGCCACCAGCAGGCTGAACTGCGCCGCCTGGAAGCGAGCGGCGTGATGCGACGCTCCTCCGGCAAAACCTCCGAACAGCCATGA
- a CDS encoding ComEA family DNA-binding protein translates to MRYFKPVSLTAALLALGLFAAPSFAQSPQPAPGAAMAPKTAPVSTPKSDKMAPKAATKTELIDINSASADELKALKGIGDTYSAAIIKNRPYKGKDDLVHKKVIPKKTYAGIKNQIIAKQK, encoded by the coding sequence ATGCGTTACTTCAAGCCTGTTTCATTGACTGCAGCTCTGCTCGCGCTGGGCCTGTTCGCCGCACCTTCGTTCGCCCAGTCACCGCAGCCCGCGCCCGGCGCCGCGATGGCCCCGAAAACCGCGCCGGTCTCGACGCCGAAATCCGACAAGATGGCGCCGAAGGCCGCCACCAAGACCGAGCTCATCGACATCAATTCGGCGAGCGCCGACGAGCTCAAGGCGCTGAAGGGCATCGGCGACACCTATTCCGCCGCGATCATCAAGAACCGCCCCTATAAGGGCAAGGACGACCTCGTGCACAAGAAGGTCATCCCGAAGAAGACCTATGCCGGGATCAAGAATCAGATCATCGCCAAACAGAAATAA
- the ccmA gene encoding heme ABC exporter ATP-binding protein CcmA, whose product MGLSGRNISCTRGGRTVFTGVSFDVAAGEALAITGANGAGKSSLLRMLAGLLPLAGGCIHYAENVSELTLAEQTHYLGHRDPFKPALSVRENLNFWQRYLGSAAMNIEHALTAVGLGAIGHLPAGFLSAGQKRRLSIARLIAVKRPIWLLDEPATALDAAGQAAFIAIMQSHLDGGGLIAAATHGPLGITARELRLGARA is encoded by the coding sequence ATGGGGCTCTCCGGCCGTAACATATCGTGCACCAGAGGCGGCCGCACGGTTTTTACCGGCGTCAGCTTCGATGTTGCAGCCGGCGAGGCGCTCGCGATCACCGGCGCGAACGGCGCGGGAAAATCGTCGCTGCTACGCATGCTTGCGGGGCTGCTGCCGCTCGCCGGCGGATGCATTCATTATGCGGAAAATGTTTCCGAATTGACGCTTGCCGAACAGACGCACTATCTCGGCCACCGCGATCCCTTCAAACCTGCCCTCAGCGTGCGCGAAAATCTCAATTTCTGGCAGCGTTATCTCGGCAGCGCAGCTATGAACATTGAACACGCCCTGACGGCGGTCGGCCTCGGCGCCATCGGCCATTTGCCCGCAGGCTTCCTGTCGGCGGGACAGAAGCGGCGGCTGTCGATCGCGCGCCTCATCGCCGTGAAGCGGCCAATCTGGCTGCTCGACGAGCCCGCGACCGCACTCGACGCCGCAGGTCAAGCCGCCTTCATCGCCATCATGCAGTCGCACCTCGACGGCGGCGGGCTGATCGCAGCGGCTACCCACGGCCCGCTCGGAATCACCGCTCGTGAATTGCGGCTCGGAGCGCGCGCATGA
- a CDS encoding heme ABC transporter permease — MFLARLANPSRFLAFTARVLPWLAVATALLLAIGFYQSWTAPDDYQQGATVKIMFIHVPNAWLSMFVWMVMSVSALGTLVWKHPLADVAAKAAAPIGASFTFLALATGSLWGRPMWGTYWQWDARLTSVLILFLMYLSLIALWRAVEDPSRAARAAAVLTLVGAINIPIIKFSVEWWNTLHQGESVFRMGGPTLDRAFLVPLLTMAVGFTLLFVTLHLAAMRNEILRRRVRTLQMMQADGRAS; from the coding sequence ATGTTCCTTGCCCGGCTTGCCAACCCCTCGCGTTTTCTTGCCTTTACCGCCCGCGTCCTGCCGTGGCTCGCGGTTGCGACCGCGTTGTTGCTTGCGATCGGGTTTTATCAGTCATGGACCGCGCCCGACGATTACCAGCAGGGCGCGACGGTGAAGATCATGTTCATCCACGTTCCCAATGCGTGGCTGTCGATGTTCGTCTGGATGGTGATGAGCGTCTCGGCGCTGGGCACACTGGTGTGGAAGCATCCGCTGGCCGATGTTGCCGCCAAGGCGGCAGCACCAATCGGCGCGTCCTTCACGTTTCTCGCGCTCGCCACCGGCTCGCTCTGGGGCCGTCCGATGTGGGGCACCTATTGGCAATGGGACGCACGGCTAACCTCGGTGCTCATCCTGTTCCTGATGTATCTCAGCCTGATCGCGCTGTGGCGCGCGGTGGAGGATCCTTCGCGCGCGGCACGCGCCGCCGCCGTGCTGACGCTGGTCGGCGCCATCAATATTCCGATCATCAAATTTTCCGTGGAGTGGTGGAATACGCTGCATCAGGGCGAATCGGTGTTCCGCATGGGCGGACCGACGCTCGACCGTGCCTTCCTCGTTCCGCTGCTCACCATGGCGGTCGGCTTCACGCTGCTGTTCGTTACGCTGCATCTCGCCGCCATGCGCAACGAGATTCTGCGGCGACGGGTACGGACCCTGCAGATGATGCAGGCTGACGGGCGCGCATCATGA
- a CDS encoding DsbE family thiol:disulfide interchange protein: protein MTPESTPSRSRRSWLVALPLIVFCGLAVLFWFGLRDGDPSRIPSALIGRPAPATPLPPVAELTRDGQAVPGLDPAAFKQQVTVVNVWASWCVPCHDEAPLLMNLAQDSRIRLVGINYKDAPDNARRFLGRYGNPFTAVGSDANGRAAIDWGVYGVPETFVIDRKGTIAFKLIGPITPSNLETVLKPEIEKALHSGA, encoded by the coding sequence ATGACGCCTGAATCGACACCATCGCGTTCGCGTCGCTCCTGGCTTGTCGCCCTGCCGCTCATCGTATTCTGCGGCCTCGCGGTGCTGTTCTGGTTCGGCCTGCGCGACGGTGATCCGTCCCGCATTCCCTCGGCGTTGATCGGCCGTCCCGCGCCCGCGACGCCGCTGCCCCCGGTTGCCGAATTGACGCGCGACGGACAGGCCGTGCCCGGCCTCGATCCGGCGGCGTTCAAGCAGCAAGTCACGGTGGTGAACGTGTGGGCCTCATGGTGTGTGCCCTGCCACGACGAGGCGCCGCTTTTGATGAATCTCGCACAGGACAGCCGGATTCGCCTCGTCGGCATTAATTATAAAGACGCACCGGACAACGCCCGACGCTTTCTCGGCCGCTACGGCAATCCGTTCACGGCGGTTGGCAGCGACGCCAACGGTCGCGCGGCGATCGACTGGGGCGTCTACGGCGTGCCGGAGACGTTCGTGATCGATCGCAAGGGTACCATCGCCTTCAAGCTGATCGGCCCAATCACGCCCAGTAATCTCGAAACCGTTCTCAAGCCCGAGATCGAAAAGGCGCTGCACTCCGGCGCATAA